From one Catenuloplanes nepalensis genomic stretch:
- a CDS encoding tyrosine-type recombinase/integrase, translating to MPPAVARAIYRAADGREHGPILRNTYGARMDRHAATRRLKIPTDDRAGIWVARMHPHMLRHTFVTTMLDAGVSLRDVQIAARHADPRTTMRYDRARKNLDRHPNYILAAFVASGT from the coding sequence TTGCCGCCAGCGGTAGCGCGTGCGATCTACAGAGCTGCCGACGGTCGCGAGCACGGTCCGATCCTGCGTAACACCTACGGTGCCCGGATGGACCGACACGCCGCGACCCGCCGACTGAAGATCCCGACTGACGACAGGGCCGGGATCTGGGTCGCGAGGATGCACCCTCACATGCTCAGGCACACGTTCGTGACCACCATGCTCGACGCCGGCGTCAGCCTCCGCGACGTCCAGATCGCCGCCCGACACGCCGACCCGCGCACGACCATGCGCTACGACCGAGCCCGCAAGAACCTCGACCGGCACCCCAACTACATCCTCGCCGCCTTCGTGGCATCCGGCACCTGA
- the istB gene encoding IS21-like element helper ATPase IstB: MTILDTTLRDSLRALKLSGMLHTLDARLTQAQAGELGHLEFLQVLCHDEITRRENMGMQRRLHRARFEHATTLEEFDFAASPKLPAAQIRDLAALRWLQAGESVVLHGPVGVGKTHIAQALGHLAVRRGADVRFLKTSRALADLAGGHADRTWPRRLAELTRPALLILDDFAMRELTAQQADDLYELISERAQTGRSLIATSNRSPADWYPLFPNPVVAESLLDRLINNSHQIFMNGPSYRPNKRPGRPRSTTTTNTK, translated from the coding sequence ATGACAATCCTCGACACCACACTGCGTGACAGCCTGCGCGCGTTGAAGCTGTCCGGCATGCTGCACACCCTCGACGCCCGCCTGACCCAGGCCCAGGCCGGCGAACTCGGCCATCTGGAGTTCCTGCAGGTCCTCTGCCACGACGAAATCACCCGCCGCGAGAACATGGGCATGCAACGCCGGCTCCACCGGGCCCGCTTCGAGCACGCCACCACCCTGGAGGAGTTCGACTTCGCCGCCAGCCCGAAACTACCCGCCGCGCAGATCCGCGACCTGGCCGCTCTGCGCTGGCTGCAGGCCGGTGAGTCAGTCGTCCTGCACGGGCCCGTCGGTGTCGGCAAGACCCACATCGCCCAGGCACTCGGGCATCTCGCCGTCCGCCGCGGCGCCGACGTCCGGTTCCTCAAGACCAGCCGAGCCCTGGCCGACCTCGCCGGCGGGCACGCCGACCGGACCTGGCCCCGCCGCCTGGCCGAGCTCACCCGGCCCGCTCTCCTGATCCTCGACGACTTCGCCATGCGAGAACTCACCGCGCAGCAAGCCGACGACCTCTACGAACTCATCAGCGAACGCGCCCAGACCGGCCGTTCACTGATCGCCACCTCGAACCGGTCACCCGCCGACTGGTATCCGCTGTTCCCGAACCCCGTCGTCGCCGAGTCACTGCTCGACCGGCTGATCAACAACAGCCACCAGATCTTCATGAACGGACCCAGCTACCGACCCAACAAACGCCCCGGCCGACCCCGCTCGACAACCACCACCAACACCAAGTAG
- a CDS encoding ISL3 family transposase: protein MIEARSGRDRVACPDCGTESARVHGRYHRRLADTALAGRSVVIRLLVRRLVCREAVCARVTFVEQIPGLTSPHSRYSPPLRAALTVIGVALAGRPGARLARKLGMPVGRDTLLGLLRAAPLPQPGTVTALGVDDFALRRGHVYGTVLLDMDTHRPVDVLPGRDADPLAVWLREHPGAEIICRDRAGAYAEGARAGAPDAIQVADRWHIWHNVGEAVDKTVTAHHACVRAAMTLEAGQATSPVPDAGPQPACDAEPAAEPEPAAPAAEPDGSLDVCGRERSLVVRTRERYTAVQQLLADGASLAEICRQLELDRTTVRRFARATSLDELLAKAVNRTSLLDGHTQHLTSRFAAGVTNAAVLHAELTALGFTGSVQTIRRWLHPLRAAAPAAPQPMRPAVPKPRHITRWIMTNPQHLAPDQHTQLTDVLASCPELQAVAGHVRDFADLMNKHRGDRLPDWMLRVQADNLPALHSLVTGLRRDLDAVTAGLTMTWSSGPVEGAVNRIKTIKRSMYGRAGFDLLRRRILLSA from the coding sequence GTGATCGAGGCCCGCTCGGGCCGGGACCGGGTAGCCTGCCCGGACTGCGGTACCGAATCGGCGCGGGTGCACGGCCGCTACCACCGGCGGCTGGCCGACACCGCCCTTGCCGGGCGGTCGGTCGTGATCCGGCTGCTCGTGCGGCGGCTCGTCTGCCGCGAGGCCGTCTGTGCTCGGGTCACGTTCGTCGAACAGATTCCAGGCCTGACCAGCCCGCACTCCCGATACAGCCCGCCGTTGCGGGCGGCGTTGACCGTGATCGGAGTCGCTCTGGCCGGTCGACCAGGCGCTCGGCTGGCTCGCAAGCTGGGCATGCCGGTCGGCCGGGACACTCTGCTCGGCCTGCTGCGCGCGGCACCGCTGCCGCAGCCGGGCACGGTCACTGCGCTCGGCGTCGACGATTTCGCCCTGCGTCGGGGCCACGTCTACGGCACCGTGCTGCTGGATATGGACACCCACCGGCCGGTCGACGTACTACCAGGTCGCGACGCCGACCCCCTCGCCGTCTGGCTGCGGGAGCATCCCGGGGCGGAGATCATCTGTCGGGACCGGGCCGGCGCCTATGCGGAAGGCGCCCGTGCGGGTGCACCAGATGCAATCCAAGTCGCGGACAGATGGCACATCTGGCACAACGTGGGCGAAGCCGTGGACAAGACCGTCACCGCGCATCATGCCTGTGTGCGGGCCGCGATGACCCTCGAAGCCGGCCAGGCCACGAGCCCGGTTCCCGATGCTGGGCCGCAGCCCGCCTGCGACGCCGAACCGGCCGCAGAGCCAGAACCAGCAGCTCCGGCTGCTGAGCCGGACGGGTCGCTCGACGTGTGCGGTCGTGAACGGTCACTGGTCGTGCGCACCCGCGAGCGCTACACCGCGGTGCAGCAACTGCTGGCCGACGGTGCCTCTCTGGCCGAGATCTGCCGGCAGCTCGAGCTGGACCGCACCACCGTGCGCCGCTTCGCCCGCGCCACCAGCCTCGACGAACTCCTGGCCAAGGCCGTCAACCGGACCAGTCTGCTCGACGGCCACACCCAGCACCTGACCAGCCGGTTCGCCGCCGGCGTCACCAACGCCGCCGTCCTGCACGCCGAGCTGACCGCACTCGGGTTCACCGGCAGCGTCCAGACCATCCGCCGCTGGCTCCACCCCCTGCGGGCAGCCGCCCCCGCCGCACCGCAGCCGATGCGGCCAGCGGTCCCGAAACCCCGGCACATCACCCGATGGATCATGACCAACCCGCAGCACCTGGCCCCCGACCAACACACCCAACTCACCGACGTACTCGCCAGCTGTCCCGAGCTGCAGGCCGTCGCCGGCCACGTCCGCGACTTCGCCGACCTCATGAACAAACACCGCGGCGACCGCCTGCCCGACTGGATGCTGCGGGTGCAGGCCGACAACCTGCCCGCCCTGCACTCCCTGGTCACCGGCCTACGCCGCGACCTGGACGCAGTCACCGCCGGCCTGACCATGACCTGGAGCTCCGGCCCGGTCGAGGGCGCCGTGAACAGAATCAAAACCATAAAACGATCAATGTATGGCAGGGCCGGCTTCGATCTCCTACGCCGCCGAATCCTGCTCAGCGCCTAA
- a CDS encoding DUF7669 domain-containing protein — translation MMVVTARDEILAALPQVISSSPDGTFLPQDVIDELRRSGSTYADSTIRTHIVSRMCANAPDHHARTYDDLERLPNGRYRRQ, via the coding sequence ATGATGGTCGTGACCGCCCGAGACGAAATTCTTGCTGCGCTGCCACAGGTCATTAGCAGCAGCCCGGACGGCACCTTCCTACCTCAGGACGTGATTGACGAACTCCGGCGAAGTGGAAGCACGTACGCGGATTCGACAATCCGGACACACATCGTCAGTCGAATGTGCGCCAACGCGCCCGACCATCACGCGCGGACCTATGACGACCTGGAACGGCTCCCGAACGGCCGTTACCGGCGGCAGTGA